One window from the genome of Hydra vulgaris chromosome 02, alternate assembly HydraT2T_AEP encodes:
- the LOC136076713 gene encoding uncharacterized protein LOC136076713 encodes MVQGQQYSLRKQQVLHRRLIVGRVVSIVKVIGKRGMPYRGKAGCEAVNVLANDRVDHGTFLEIVILVAKYDEILKAHLKEIIDKGMLNDKQDKRNRANRNTFISKSTVNQIILGIAKLMKSAIAEEVQQAGRFSVQLDTTQDVTQADKCAIVLRYVTDKVEERLIGVVNSHSGKGSDLCKLMSNVLEQNGIDITKCVSDSTDGASNMAGAYNGFTTFLEKASPGHIHTWCYAHVLNLVVCDATSSNEASMTLFGILQKAAMFFCESYLRMDLWTDHMKEKNGQNIHKRLSVIGATTWGSKHDALQKFFGTFRDGEGALYTDVVQVLEIAVSSTKLSVEARYDAQCLLTSLLKYKTVLTGFVYLRIMESTTPLSKYLQTSGLNFIKAFEMVKVTISEIQTQSRNFDQVKVAADHFINVSATILDEKECDCVIQTDLPMVRKRIRKVMAGELANDDPLTDPLKKFEVKVHNGFLDTVLRSLSTRFASHGELYSDMSCFDPNGFSELLECNIPKKALQKISCHISATGEEAQLLLELLDFAKKWPVLKKTLEESYDCSDQITIDEDEVENEDDATNHKCGHLKKCRSCIYCCYHVLRKYNLYGKSYCMLHRAYKFMLTISITQVVCERSFSKLKCVKTRLRSQLTEDHLDSLLMMCIEKDILSSITNDEIIDELAKSSGELKKLLFL; translated from the exons ATGGTACAAGGTCAGCAATATAGTCTACGAAAACAGCAAGTTTTACATCGTAGATTGATAGTGGGCAGAGTAGTGTCAATTGTTAAAGTGATTGGTAAACGTGGTATGCCATATCGAGGTAAGGCTGGTTGCGAAGCCGTCAATGTTTTGGCTAACGACAGAGTGGATCATGGAACATTTCTTGAAATCGTGATTCTTGTTGCGAAGTACGATGAAATTCTAAAAGCGCATTTGAAGGAAATTATCGACAAAGGCATGCTGAATGATAAACAGGATAAGAGAAATAGAGCTAACAGAAATACTTTCATTTCCAAATCCACTGTAAACCAAATTATATTAGGAATCGCTAAATTAATGAAAAGTGCCATTGCTGAAGAAGTACAGCAAGCGGGAAGATTCTCAGTGCAACTTGACACAACTCAAGATGTAACACAAGCGGATAAATGTGCGATAGTCCTGCGATACGTTACCGACAAAGTTGAGGAGCGACTTATTGGTGTTGTCAATTCACATTCTGGAAAAGGCAGTGATCTGTGCAAATTGATGTCAAATGTTTTGGAACAAAATGGCATTGATATTACTAAATGTGTGTCAGATAGTACTGATGGCGCGTCTAATATGGCCGGGGCATACAATGGATTTACTACATTCTTAGAAAAAGCGTCTCCTGGACACATTCACACATGGTGTTATGCGCATGTTTTAAATCTGGTCGTATGTGACGCCACCAGCAGTAATGAAGCTTCAATGACACTTTTTGGTATACTTCAAAAGGCTGCTATGTTTTTTTGTGAGTCCTACTTGAGAATGGACCTTTGGACTGATcacatgaaagaaaaaaatggcCAAAACATTCACAAACGACTAAGTGTTATTGGTGCTACTACATGGGGGTCCAAACACGATGCCcttcaaaagttttttggtaCGTTTCGCGACGGTGAAGGAGCATTATACACAGACGTCGTTCAAGTACTGGAAATAGCAGTCTCTTCCACTAAATTAAGTGTTGAAGCACGCTATGATGCGCAGTGTCTATTAACGTCCTTATTGAAGTATAAGACTGTACTGACGGGATTTGTATATCTAAGAATAATGGAGTCAACCACACCACTGTCCAAATACCTACAGACGTCTGGATTGAATTTCATAAAGGCGTTTGAGATGGTTAAAGTAACTATTTCAGAAATTCAGACTCAATCACGCAATTTTGATCAAGTTAAGGTGGCTGCAGACCATTTCATTAATGTGTCCGCAACCATTCTTGACGAGAAAGAATGTGATTGTGTTATACAGACAGATTTGCCAATGGTACGCAAAAGAATAAGAAAAGTAATGGCAGGAGAATTAGCAAATGATGATCCACTTACAGatcctttaaaaaagtttgaagtaaAGGTCCACAATGGTTTTCTAGACACAGTGTTAAGAAGTCTGTCAACTCGGTTTGCATCACACGGTGAACTGTACTCTGATATGAGTTGTTTTGACCCCAACGGATTTTCTGAGTTATTGGAATGTAATATTCCAAAAAAAGCCCTTCAGAAAATCTCATGTCATATTTCGGCAACAG gcGAAGAAGCGCAGCTGTTGCTTGAGCTGTTGGACTTTGCAAAAAAGTggccagttttaaaaaaaacattggaagAGAGTTACGATTGTTCTGATCAAATCACGATTGATGAGGATGAGGTTGAAAATGAAGATGACGCCACCAACCATAAATGCGGCCATCTAAAGAAGTGTCGCTCGTGCATTTACTGTTGCTACCATGTGCTTCGAAAATATAATCTTTACGGCAAGAGCTACTGCATGCTGCACAGGGCTTACAAATTCATGCTCACAATTTCAATTACCCAAGTGGTTTGTGAGAGGAGTTTCAGCAAGTTGAAATGTGTCAAAACAAGATTGCGAAGTCAGTTGACAGAAGATCACTTGGACTCACTGTTGATGATGTGCATTGAAAAGGACATATTGAGTAGCATAACCAACGATGAAATTATTGATGAACTTGCTAAATCGAGtggtgaattaaaaaagttactgtttttatga